From the Gordonia bronchialis DSM 43247 genome, one window contains:
- a CDS encoding AI-2E family transporter, translated as MADHRPVGGPTLALVTGSERARDLAALDRERVHPTVRAAAEWSWRLLIIAAAGFVLLRLFTEFEEVLVPVALAILGSAMLVPVVDALDRRGVPRSLAVLGVIVVALGILAAVLTFVVREFIRGVPELADQVRVTVDRTKQWLVDGPLHVDSEQVRNAGSDVLNVVQNNQDKVTSGALATATTASEIVTGALLTLFLLIFFLYGGGQIWRFLVKGVPSGTRSRVWAAGIAGFGTLVGYVRATVVVALVDAIGIGIGLAILRVPLALPLASLVFLGAFIPIVGALLSGTLAVLVALVTQGWIAAVITLAIVIGVMQLESHVLQPFLLGRSVRLHPVAVVLAIAAGLVSAGIIGGLLAVPLIAFLNTAIRHLSADEDEPSAAIDSTAEVEVGGDKMYAARPDPPMWDEYADGIAVLPDDDDRDT; from the coding sequence TGCATCCGACGGTCCGGGCAGCCGCCGAGTGGAGCTGGCGCCTGCTGATCATCGCCGCGGCCGGATTCGTGCTGCTGCGACTGTTCACCGAGTTCGAGGAGGTGCTGGTCCCGGTCGCGCTGGCGATCCTGGGATCGGCGATGCTCGTGCCGGTCGTCGACGCCCTGGACCGACGCGGGGTGCCGCGTTCGCTTGCCGTGCTGGGTGTGATCGTCGTCGCGCTCGGCATCCTCGCGGCCGTCCTGACCTTTGTGGTTCGCGAATTCATCCGGGGGGTACCGGAACTCGCGGATCAGGTCCGGGTGACCGTGGATCGGACCAAGCAGTGGCTGGTCGACGGGCCGTTGCACGTCGACTCAGAGCAGGTGCGCAACGCCGGCAGCGATGTGCTCAACGTGGTGCAGAACAATCAGGACAAGGTGACCTCCGGGGCGCTGGCCACCGCGACCACCGCCAGCGAGATCGTCACCGGTGCGCTGCTCACCCTGTTCCTGCTGATCTTCTTCCTCTACGGCGGTGGACAGATCTGGCGGTTTCTGGTCAAAGGCGTGCCGTCGGGGACCCGAAGCCGGGTCTGGGCGGCCGGTATCGCCGGCTTCGGCACACTCGTCGGCTACGTCCGGGCGACGGTGGTGGTCGCCCTGGTCGACGCGATCGGGATCGGGATCGGACTGGCGATCCTGCGGGTTCCGCTGGCGCTGCCACTCGCGTCCCTGGTCTTTCTGGGGGCCTTCATCCCGATCGTCGGCGCGCTGCTGAGCGGAACGCTCGCGGTTCTCGTCGCACTCGTCACCCAGGGGTGGATCGCCGCGGTCATCACCCTGGCCATCGTCATCGGCGTCATGCAGTTGGAAAGCCATGTGCTGCAACCATTCCTGCTCGGCCGGTCGGTGCGGCTGCATCCGGTCGCGGTGGTCCTCGCGATCGCGGCGGGACTCGTCTCGGCGGGAATCATCGGCGGCCTGCTGGCCGTGCCGCTGATCGCCTTCCTCAACACCGCGATCCGACATCTCTCGGCCGACGAGGACGAACCATCCGCGGCGATCGACTCGACCGCCGAGGTGGAGGTGGGCGGCGACAAGATGTATGCCGCGCGACCCGACCCGCCCATGTGGGACGAATACGCCGACGGCATCGCGGTGCTTCCCGACGACGATGATCGGGACACCTGA